One Gammaproteobacteria bacterium genomic window, ATTTTTATCTGTATCACCAAACAACCGTATACCTGCCATCGTTGATCATGAACCTGAAGGTGGTGGAGATTCGATCTCAGTGTTTGAATCTGGTGCGATCCTGTTGTACCTAGCGGAGAAATGCGGGCAGTTTCTGCCGGCAGACAAGCGATTGCGGGTACAGACTATTGAATGGTTAATGTGGCAGATGGGCGGTCTTGGGCCTATGCTCGGGCAGAACCACCACTTTAACCGGTATACCCCTGAAGACGTACCTTACGCGATAAAACGCTACAGTGACGAAACACTGAGGCTCTATGCAGTGCTGAACCGTCGACTGATCGATCGGGATTACATCGCCGGTTCATACTCTATTGCGGATATAGCAGTTTATCCGTGGGTGAATCGTTACGAGTGGCACAAAACTGATATTGATCGCTTTCCGGAAGTGAAACGTTGGT contains:
- a CDS encoding glutathione S-transferase N-terminal domain-containing protein; translation: MIDLYYWPTPNGLKITVLLQEIGLEYRLFPINIGKGDQFDPEFLSVSPNNRIPAIVDHEPEGGGDSISVFESGAILLYLAEKCGQFLPADKRLRVQTIEWLMWQMGGLGPMLGQNHHFNRYTPEDVPYAIKRYSDETLRLYAVLNRRLIDRDYIAGSYSIADIAVYPWVNRYEWHKTDIDRFPEVKRWYQTIGRRPGVVRAYDEAKTINPGNVASDESRKVLFGQTDITIRQAYAEVKGSE